From Desulfonatronovibrio hydrogenovorans DSM 9292:
TTTGATCTGCCGGATCAGCGGTCTGTACAGATATCTGAACACCAGAACCGCCCGGAAAAATTCAACCGGGAGCAGACTGCCGGACCCATCCTCAAGATCCACCTGCCTGAGCTTCACATGATAATGTTCTTTTACAGCCTTGGCCCGGATCTGTTCCAGACCCTGCCGGTCCCTGTCCCAGAAATGGACTTCAAGACCCTGTTCAGCCAGATACAGGCCGTTTCGCCCGGACCCGCAGGCCAGGTCCAGGACAGGCCCGCCAGAAGCGGTCTCCAGGACAAGGTCAAGATGTTCGGCCAGGTAGCGGGCCGGATGATCATGGCTCACCGCATTTTACTCCTATCCGGCTCTGATGATTCCATAGATAATAAAAACCGTGGCCGGCAAAAGCAGGATAAAGGTAGGCACTGTAAAAAGCAGGAGCAGAAACTGGTCCTGATAGAACAGCCCCATGCCGATGAGCGGGACCAGATTGGCAGTCACCCCCAGCATGGAGTAGTTGTAAAAGGCTTTTCTGCTTTCAATCTTTTTTTCCAGCTCCTTGTCGGTCAGATCATGGCCCCTGGCCGGGAAAAGCATCCAGGCCACCACATAGACCAGCAGAGGCAGCATGGAGATACCCATGCCAGTGCCTGGAATGAGATTGATCAGGACAAAGATCAGAAAAAAGGATATCCGCAGTCCCACCCTGCCTATGCCTTTTTTTTCCGCAATTCCGGCTGTTACCCCGGCCACCAGGGCTTCGTCCTGGAGTCGATAGTAATTTTTCATGGCTCTTCCATCAGTTGGTTGTTCATATGGAGATCAGCAGTCCCGGGCAGAAGAATGGCCTGGCCGGCTGCTTGTCTTAATCAAAACCCTTAAGACTGGGGCCCTGCCTTCTTCAGCCGTGCCGGGCCAGGGGGCAGAATCGGCCGGGCTCTTTAATCTACCGGGCTGGACAAGTTTTATCAAATCCAAATTCCGGTAAAAAACAGCTTTGCCCGGAGCAGCCGGGTCCTGGCATCTGTTACCGCCACCCTGGAGGACTTTTTCAGGATTAACAGCCTGTTTTGCTGAGGCCATTTATTTTGCTGCACCCCCCGGTTCTGGAAACAGCCTTTGGGGAATCCACCACAAATAAAAGACCATGCCCAGAAGCTCAACCAGGGACTGGAAAACAATGGCAACCACTGCCAGCTCAAAAGACTGGGGCAGGGCCAGAGCCAGGGGCAAGACTACAAAAGAATTCCGCGTTCCCAGGCTGAAGGCCAGGACCCGGCCCTGAGATGCAGGCAACCTGAACAGCCGGGCCAGGCAGCGGGCACTAAGACCGGCAATCAGTAAAAACAGGGTATAGATCTTCAGCAGCTGCCCCAGGACATCCATGGATCCAGTGATCAGGTTGACCTGGGCAGCTGCAATGACAAAGAGTACCAAGGCCAGCAGGGGCACTGGAAACCAGGCCAGCACTTCAAGGACTGAGCAGCGGCTTGGTTTTTTCTCCACCCATTTTTCCGTTAAAAAAGCCCCAAGCAAAGGCAGGATGATCAGGCCGCCAAAGGCCACAAGCATTTCCTGTCTGACCAGGGCCAGGGTAAAGGTCTGGCCAAGGAAAAGCCAGAGGTAAACCGGGAGCAGAACAAGCTGCAGCACCAGGCTCACTGGAGAAAAAGCAATGGCATACCTTGCATCTCCCCGGCCCAGGTGGGTGAAAGTGATGAACCAGTCTGTGCAGGGAACCAGAAGCACCAGCAGTACACCAAGCCGGATGGCTGGATCACCGGGCAGAAACTGCATCAGCCCCCAGACGATCAAGGGGAGCACCACAAAATTGCCCAGCACAGCAGCCCGGAGAAAGGGGGTATTGGACAGGGCCGGACCCAAACCTGCCAGAGGTACCTGGGTAAAGGTGGAATACAGGAGCAGACCCAGAAGAGGCCAGAGAATAACTTCCAGCCCATCAGGGGGATGAGACAGGGCTGATCCGGTCATCAAGCCGCAGCTGATGGCAGCCAGGTAAACCAATATCTGGAACTTCTCAAGGGTTTGAATGGTCATGGAAAAAGACCCGCCCTGATCACAGGATCATCTTTGTGTGAAAAATCAAGTCTTATGGCAGAGCCCATATCCCGGAACCCTGGTTCCGGATGGAGCAGCCTGCCCGGGCAGCACCCTGAACAGCCCTAGTAGTATAACCCGGCGTTTCCACCCGTGTGAATGAATAACACCGGACCACTGCCCAGAAGCTTGTCCTTTGAGTAGCTCAGCAAGGCAGCTGCAGCTTTGCCTGTGTACACAGGATCCAGCAGAATGCCTTCCAGCTCGGCAAAAATCTGGGAGGCTGCCTCGCCCTCCCTGGAAGCACAGGCATAACCAGGGCCGACAAATCCGTCATCAATGATGATTTTGTCCGGGTCCACCTGCTTACCCAGCAACCGGGCCGTGGACTGTGCAAGCTCATGGACCAGTTCAAACTGCTCTGGCCTGGACCTGGAAGCACTGATGCCCAGGACCTGGGTCTCACTCCTGGCCAGGCACTGCCCCACCACCAGGCCGGCCTGGGTTCCGGCTGAACTGGTGGAATGAAGAATATGGGAAAAATGGACTCCAGTCTGTTCTGAATACTGGCGGATTTCGTCAAAAACCCTTACATAACTGAGTGCTCCCACAGCATCGCTTCCTCCAGGGTGTAGAACATAAACCTCTTCTGCCTGATCCCTTAAAGAGGCAATCACGGATTGCAAACGGTTGTCCAGGGCTGTCCTGTTATCCGGCTCATAGTGGCAGCGGGCCCCCCATTTGGCAAAAACAGCCCGGCTCAAGGGATTCTGGTCCGATTCAGTACCAGGCAGGACCACATGGAATTTCAAGCCACAGGCTGCTGCCCCGGCTGCGGCATTTCGACTGAAGCTGGTGGCCTTGGTAGTAACAACAGCGGTTGCTTTCCGGACAAGTGCATCTCCCAGGAGGAAGTCGAGCTTCCGGGTTTTGTTTCCTCCCAGGCCAAATCCGGTCAAATCGTCACGCAAAACATAAATTTCCAGCCCGAACTGCAA
This genomic window contains:
- a CDS encoding methyltransferase domain-containing protein translates to MSHDHPARYLAEHLDLVLETASGGPVLDLACGSGRNGLYLAEQGLEVHFWDRDRQGLEQIRAKAVKEHYHVKLRQVDLEDGSGSLLPVEFFRAVLVFRYLYRPLIRQIKGSVIPGGLVVYETFTAWQAKVGKPKNPDFLLQENELVEFFQDWDILDCYQGRLDDPERYMAGLVARKPVKYS
- a CDS encoding PspC domain-containing protein; this encodes MKNYYRLQDEALVAGVTAGIAEKKGIGRVGLRISFFLIFVLINLIPGTGMGISMLPLLVYVVAWMLFPARGHDLTDKELEKKIESRKAFYNYSMLGVTANLVPLIGMGLFYQDQFLLLLFTVPTFILLLPATVFIIYGIIRAG
- a CDS encoding arsenic resistance protein, yielding MTIQTLEKFQILVYLAAISCGLMTGSALSHPPDGLEVILWPLLGLLLYSTFTQVPLAGLGPALSNTPFLRAAVLGNFVVLPLIVWGLMQFLPGDPAIRLGVLLVLLVPCTDWFITFTHLGRGDARYAIAFSPVSLVLQLVLLPVYLWLFLGQTFTLALVRQEMLVAFGGLIILPLLGAFLTEKWVEKKPSRCSVLEVLAWFPVPLLALVLFVIAAAQVNLITGSMDVLGQLLKIYTLFLLIAGLSARCLARLFRLPASQGRVLAFSLGTRNSFVVLPLALALPQSFELAVVAIVFQSLVELLGMVFYLWWIPQRLFPEPGGAAK
- a CDS encoding pyridoxal-phosphate dependent enzyme yields the protein MTKTISDCLAPYQRANLIQLPVIIHRLPRVSLQFGLEIYVLRDDLTGFGLGGNKTRKLDFLLGDALVRKATAVVTTKATSFSRNAAAGAAACGLKFHVVLPGTESDQNPLSRAVFAKWGARCHYEPDNRTALDNRLQSVIASLRDQAEEVYVLHPGGSDAVGALSYVRVFDEIRQYSEQTGVHFSHILHSTSSAGTQAGLVVGQCLARSETQVLGISASRSRPEQFELVHELAQSTARLLGKQVDPDKIIIDDGFVGPGYACASREGEAASQIFAELEGILLDPVYTGKAAAALLSYSKDKLLGSGPVLFIHTGGNAGLYY